A region of Oxyura jamaicensis isolate SHBP4307 breed ruddy duck chromosome 9, BPBGC_Ojam_1.0, whole genome shotgun sequence DNA encodes the following proteins:
- the TMEM41A gene encoding transmembrane protein 41A, with product MWRRLAALLLVFVAATAALSLLSARLSAGSARRPLRFPSDLEELRELAEALRDYEREHRGAALALFCAAYLYKQSFAIPGSSLLNVLAGALFGPWTGLALCSALTSLGATCCYLLSGAFGKRFVVYCFPDKVALLQGKVEENRSCLFFFLLFLRLFPMTPNWFLNLSAPILNIPVSQFFFSVLIGLTPYNFICVQTGAILSKINSLDAIFSWDTLLKLLAMAVVALIPGTLIKKYSKKHLKLDEDKHAPLLNGKKSM from the exons ATGTGGCGGCGCCTGGCCGCGCTGCTCCTCGTCTTCGTGGCCGCCACGGCCGCGCTGTCGCTGCTGTCGGCGCGGCTGAGCGCGGGGAGCGCCCGCAG GCCGCTGCGGTTCCCGTCGGACCTGGAGGAGCTGCGGGAGCTGGCCGAGGCGCTGCGGGACTACGAGCGGGAGCACCGCGGCGCGGCGCTGGCGCTGTTCTGCGCCGCCTACCTCTACAAGCAGAGCTTCGCCATCCCCGGCTCCAGCCTCCTG AACGTGCTGGCCGGGGCGCTCTTCGGGCCGTGGACCGGGCTGGCGCTGTGCTCCGCCCTGACCTCCCTGGGAGCCACCTGCTGCTACCTGCTGTCCGGCGCCTTTGGGAAGCGCTTCGTCGTCTACTGCTTCCCCGACAAAGTGGCTCTGCTGCAAGGAAAG GTAGAAGAGAACAGgagctgcttgtttttcttcctgttgttcCTGAGGCTGTTCCCCATGACACCGAACTGGTTTCTGAATCTCTCAGCCCCCATCTTAAACATCCCTGTGTCCCAGTTCTTCTTCTCCGTTCTCATCG GACTTACACCCTATAACTTCATCTGCGTACAGACAGGAGCCATTCTGTCAAAAATCAACTCTCTGGATGCCATTTTCTCCTGGGACACACTGCTCAAACTGCTTGCAATGGCTGTGGTGGCACTGATACCAGGGACCCTTATcaagaaatacagcaagaagCACTTGAAGCTGGATGAAGACAAGCATGCTCCGTTACTCAATGGCAAGAAGAGCATGTGA